Proteins encoded within one genomic window of Microbacterium sp. zg-B185:
- a CDS encoding acetoacetate--CoA ligase: protein MTETAPSPILYELPEEVRQTTVLQEFIDWVADRRGIRLDGYADLYKWSVTDLDGFWESVWQYYDVHSVTPYTAVLAEERMPGAVWFPGARLNYAEHVLRGDGSRCAFVAYSQTRETQEWTVDRLRDEVGRIRTGLIAAGVGKGDRVAAYLPNIPETIAAELATVSLGAVWATCAPEFGTSSAIDRLGIIEPTVLFAVAGYRYGRKDIDRTAEVSEIKAAIPSIEHLVEVAYPEHRLEGAAKYEDFGSGSAADLAYEYVPFDHPLFVIFTSGTTGRPKAITHSHGGVLLEHLKNHGLSWGLREGDRLFWYSTTAWMVWNSLASTLVLGASVVLIDGDPTFPDSRELWRLAEATNPDVIGMSPAYLRGSRAEGVEPRKEFHLPRLKQYCAVGSPFPLDGYQWVLDQFGPTVLLNVGSGGTDVCSGIVQGAPLVPVYEGEISSSALGVATAAFDEHGQPLLDRPGELVITRPMPSMPVGFWGDTDGSLMHDAYFDTYPGVWRHGDWAIFHETGACHITGRSDATLNRGGVRLGTSEFYRVIDGIERIVDSLMVFIEGTGDKTETGELLLFVTLADGVTLTEELKATIARTLRAELSPRHVPDAIHAVPMIPLNRTGKKLEIPVKRLLQGRALGDVAQAGALAEPASLDWFAKFAVGRRG, encoded by the coding sequence ATGACCGAGACCGCTCCCTCCCCGATTCTGTACGAGCTGCCCGAAGAGGTTCGGCAGACCACGGTGCTGCAGGAGTTCATCGACTGGGTGGCGGATCGCCGCGGCATCCGGTTGGACGGCTACGCCGACCTGTACAAGTGGTCGGTCACTGACCTCGACGGCTTCTGGGAGTCCGTCTGGCAGTACTACGACGTCCACTCCGTGACGCCGTACACCGCGGTGCTCGCCGAAGAACGGATGCCGGGAGCCGTGTGGTTCCCGGGGGCCCGTCTCAACTACGCCGAGCACGTGCTCCGCGGTGACGGCAGTCGGTGCGCGTTCGTCGCCTACTCACAGACGCGCGAGACGCAGGAGTGGACGGTCGACCGTCTGCGAGACGAGGTTGGCCGAATCCGTACGGGACTGATCGCCGCCGGCGTCGGCAAGGGCGACCGTGTAGCGGCGTACCTCCCTAACATCCCCGAAACGATCGCCGCCGAGCTGGCGACGGTGAGCCTCGGCGCAGTGTGGGCGACGTGCGCGCCAGAGTTCGGCACGTCGAGCGCGATCGACCGGCTCGGAATCATCGAGCCCACGGTGCTGTTCGCGGTCGCCGGCTATCGCTATGGCCGCAAGGACATCGACCGCACGGCCGAGGTATCCGAGATCAAGGCGGCGATCCCGAGCATCGAACACCTCGTCGAGGTCGCCTACCCGGAGCATCGACTTGAAGGAGCAGCGAAGTACGAAGACTTCGGCAGCGGATCGGCCGCCGACCTCGCCTACGAGTACGTGCCGTTCGACCACCCGCTCTTCGTCATCTTCACCTCGGGCACCACGGGGAGGCCGAAGGCCATCACGCACTCGCACGGCGGGGTCCTGCTCGAGCATCTGAAGAACCACGGCCTCAGCTGGGGTCTACGCGAGGGCGACCGGCTTTTCTGGTACTCGACGACCGCGTGGATGGTGTGGAACAGCCTCGCGTCCACCCTGGTCCTCGGCGCGTCGGTTGTGCTCATCGACGGCGATCCGACCTTCCCCGACTCGCGCGAATTGTGGCGCCTGGCCGAGGCGACCAACCCCGACGTCATCGGCATGAGTCCCGCCTATCTGCGTGGCAGCCGCGCCGAGGGCGTCGAACCGCGCAAGGAGTTCCACCTGCCGCGACTCAAGCAGTACTGTGCGGTCGGCAGTCCGTTCCCCCTCGACGGGTACCAGTGGGTCCTCGACCAGTTCGGCCCGACGGTACTCTTGAACGTCGGCAGCGGCGGTACGGACGTGTGCAGCGGCATCGTGCAGGGTGCGCCGCTCGTCCCCGTGTACGAGGGTGAGATCTCGTCCTCGGCCCTCGGCGTCGCCACCGCCGCATTCGATGAGCACGGGCAGCCGTTGCTCGACCGGCCGGGTGAGCTCGTCATCACGCGCCCCATGCCGTCTATGCCCGTCGGGTTCTGGGGCGACACCGACGGCTCGCTCATGCACGACGCCTACTTCGACACATACCCGGGCGTGTGGCGCCACGGCGACTGGGCGATCTTCCACGAGACCGGCGCATGCCACATCACCGGCCGTTCCGACGCTACCCTCAACCGGGGCGGCGTGCGGCTGGGAACGAGCGAGTTCTACCGGGTGATCGACGGGATCGAGAGGATCGTCGACTCGCTTATGGTGTTCATCGAAGGAACCGGGGACAAGACCGAGACCGGCGAGCTGCTGCTGTTTGTCACGCTCGCTGACGGTGTGACGCTGACCGAAGAGCTCAAGGCGACTATCGCGAGGACGCTGCGTGCCGAGCTCTCCCCTCGGCACGTCCCGGATGCGATCCACGCGGTGCCGATGATCCCGCTCAACCGCACCGGCAAGAAGCTCGAGATTCCCGTCAAACGCCTCCTGCAGGGGCGTGCGCTCGGCGACGTCGCCCAGGCGGGCGCGCTCGCAGAGCCGGCTTCCCTCGACTGGTTCGCGAAGTTCGCGGTCGGTCGCCGCGGGTAG
- a CDS encoding NADP-dependent oxidoreductase → MSRFAQYAELGGPEVIHVAEGEVPVPDPGWVLVEVRAHGVNPFDTKVRSGARAAAPEAPRGVGHDGAGVITAIGDGVTDWAVADEVIFGWTQGAAATHALVRPMHLTRKLPEVSWETGAALPIPVGTAYQALKSLGVTDGDRILIHAGSGSVGQAAIQFARLWGAEVVATGSPRSFDRIRELGATPVGYGDGLLERLRDSASAGFTVILDLAGTDEALDSIALVDPARFASAAAGLKADARGITAYGGGSAVPLTGEQRAQRAEAVAVVQPLIAAGEFSVEIGLVIPLDEIVDAHRASESNRVRGKIIIIP, encoded by the coding sequence ATGTCTCGATTTGCACAGTACGCCGAACTCGGCGGCCCTGAGGTCATCCACGTCGCCGAGGGCGAGGTCCCCGTCCCAGACCCGGGTTGGGTGCTCGTCGAAGTGCGCGCCCACGGCGTCAACCCATTCGACACCAAGGTCCGCTCCGGGGCACGCGCCGCCGCGCCCGAGGCACCGCGAGGTGTCGGACACGATGGTGCCGGCGTCATCACGGCGATCGGGGATGGCGTCACCGACTGGGCGGTGGCGGACGAGGTCATCTTCGGCTGGACACAGGGAGCTGCCGCCACGCACGCCCTGGTGAGACCGATGCACCTCACCCGCAAGCTGCCTGAGGTGAGCTGGGAGACGGGCGCGGCACTGCCGATCCCGGTGGGGACGGCGTATCAGGCATTGAAGTCCCTCGGTGTGACCGACGGGGACCGCATCCTCATCCACGCGGGTTCCGGATCTGTCGGCCAGGCCGCCATCCAGTTCGCCCGCCTGTGGGGCGCGGAGGTCGTAGCAACCGGCTCGCCGCGGAGCTTCGACCGCATCCGCGAGCTCGGCGCCACCCCCGTCGGATACGGGGACGGACTCCTGGAGCGGCTTCGCGACTCCGCGTCGGCCGGCTTCACCGTCATTCTCGACCTCGCCGGCACAGACGAAGCCCTCGACTCGATCGCGCTCGTCGACCCCGCGCGCTTCGCATCGGCCGCCGCCGGGCTGAAGGCAGACGCGCGCGGGATCACGGCATACGGCGGTGGGTCGGCTGTTCCCCTCACGGGGGAGCAGCGGGCACAGCGTGCCGAGGCGGTCGCCGTCGTGCAGCCGCTGATCGCGGCCGGTGAGTTCTCGGTCGAGATCGGCCTCGTGATCCCCCTCGACGAGATCGTCGACGCGCACCGTGCCAGCGAGTCGAACCGAGTGCGCGGCAAGATCATCATCATCCCCTGA
- a CDS encoding amidohydrolase family protein: MTIIDVHAHVLPKDYPVGEAFPRTAPIDGDSAREVFFGAFHYRAEDIWFDVERRIEAMDGRGVDEEVISPMPPLLNYSLDLEAGTTLFRHINESIAGYVAAGGGRIHGLGTVPLQDPDAAAAELTHIAELGLRGAEIPSHVNGKPIGEPEFYPVFEEAERLGLGLFVHTLPRAEELGIHPDYRGSLGVGIEATRGAASIAFGGLADRCALDNLLFSHAAGGLPAFLPRADFFWSQAPEDQRTAEPPSAIARRFSYDSMVFDPAGMRFIIEYLGADRIMLGTDFPAMPRPMPMASLLDGLGLNDHDRELISSANARRFLSQSAAAV, from the coding sequence ATGACGATCATCGATGTTCACGCTCACGTACTGCCAAAGGACTACCCCGTCGGGGAGGCGTTTCCGCGGACGGCGCCGATCGATGGCGACAGCGCACGCGAGGTGTTCTTCGGAGCGTTCCACTACCGCGCGGAGGATATCTGGTTCGACGTCGAGCGTCGTATCGAGGCGATGGATGGCCGCGGCGTGGACGAGGAGGTCATCTCACCGATGCCGCCGCTGTTGAACTATTCGCTCGACCTCGAGGCCGGGACAACGCTGTTCCGGCACATCAACGAGTCGATCGCGGGCTACGTGGCGGCCGGTGGTGGGCGTATCCACGGCCTCGGGACCGTTCCGCTTCAGGACCCCGACGCGGCCGCCGCTGAGCTGACGCACATCGCCGAGCTGGGCCTTCGAGGAGCCGAGATTCCGTCGCACGTCAACGGAAAGCCGATCGGCGAGCCCGAGTTCTACCCGGTGTTCGAGGAGGCTGAGCGGCTCGGTCTCGGTCTCTTCGTCCACACGCTGCCTCGGGCTGAGGAGCTGGGTATCCACCCGGACTACCGCGGCTCGCTGGGCGTGGGCATCGAAGCCACGCGGGGCGCCGCTTCGATCGCGTTCGGCGGCCTTGCGGATCGCTGCGCGCTGGACAACCTCCTGTTCAGCCACGCGGCCGGCGGCCTGCCTGCGTTCCTCCCGCGAGCCGACTTCTTCTGGAGCCAGGCCCCGGAGGACCAGCGCACCGCTGAGCCGCCGAGCGCGATCGCCCGGCGCTTCTCCTACGACTCGATGGTCTTCGACCCGGCGGGGATGCGGTTCATCATCGAGTATCTCGGTGCAGACCGGATCATGCTCGGCACGGACTTCCCCGCGATGCCGCGGCCGATGCCGATGGCATCGCTGCTCGATGGGCTCGGCTTGAACGATCACGACCGGGAGCTCATCTCGTCAGCGAACGCTCGCCGGTTCCTTTCGCAGAGTGCCGCTGCCGTCTGA
- a CDS encoding UGSC family (seleno)protein, translating to MVHAIIDPTASARKAGASNSDRTATALTSLKGLRVGLLENTKRNAAALLGVIGASLQRSDGVGDLVPVTKVNFSLPLPDDLLDRLSAECDLVVIGVGDCGSCSASAVADGIMLESRGIPTAVICTDAFAVPASAMASVKGRPDFPYLRTAHPIANLVGDEVDLRGAQLAAAVRTHLLAGEESAA from the coding sequence ATGGTTCATGCCATCATCGACCCGACCGCGAGTGCTCGAAAGGCCGGGGCCTCGAACTCGGACCGCACCGCGACGGCCCTTACGAGCTTGAAGGGTCTGCGCGTCGGCCTACTCGAGAACACGAAGCGGAACGCGGCCGCATTGCTCGGCGTCATCGGCGCGAGCCTGCAGCGTTCCGACGGTGTGGGAGACCTCGTACCCGTCACCAAAGTGAATTTCTCCCTCCCGCTTCCCGACGACCTTCTCGATCGGCTGTCAGCGGAATGCGACCTCGTCGTCATCGGCGTCGGAGACTGCGGCTCATGCAGCGCGTCGGCAGTCGCCGACGGCATCATGCTCGAGAGTCGAGGCATCCCCACCGCGGTGATCTGCACCGACGCCTTCGCGGTGCCCGCGTCCGCTATGGCGAGCGTGAAGGGGCGACCGGATTTCCCCTACCTGCGCACGGCGCACCCGATCGCCAACCTCGTGGGCGACGAGGTTGATCTGCGTGGCGCGCAACTGGCGGCAGCGGTGCGCACGCATCTCCTCGCCGGCGAGGAGAGCGCCGCATGA
- a CDS encoding ABC transporter permease, with protein sequence MTATLVTATRVNQRGGALRRFVRAEPIGIASLVFIAIIVIVAVFAQWIAPYSSFEQHREAILEPPSGEFLLGTDWLGRDQLSRIIYGGQTSLVIAVSTTLIGGLLGVLIGMVSGYLGGVTDLTVQRIADAIESIPPLVLLLLIAAIMGPSIPNTIFALMVMLLPGFNRVARGEVIRLKQERYIEASRSVGAKAPRLVLRHILPNMAGPLLTVATLRFAGVIVAESALSFLGLGPAPPTPSWGGMLSSGVQYLSYAPWLIVYPAFALALAVLAFNLFGDSLRDYLDPRLTRRG encoded by the coding sequence ATGACCGCCACCCTTGTGACTGCGACACGCGTGAATCAGCGCGGCGGCGCATTGCGTCGATTCGTGCGCGCCGAGCCGATCGGGATTGCGAGCCTGGTGTTCATCGCGATCATCGTGATCGTCGCCGTGTTCGCGCAGTGGATCGCACCCTACTCATCGTTCGAGCAGCACCGCGAGGCGATCCTGGAGCCGCCGTCGGGGGAGTTCCTGCTGGGAACGGATTGGCTCGGCCGCGATCAGCTCAGCCGGATCATCTACGGCGGGCAGACCTCGCTCGTGATCGCGGTGAGCACGACGCTGATCGGCGGGCTGCTCGGTGTCCTGATCGGAATGGTCTCGGGCTACCTCGGGGGTGTGACCGACCTCACCGTCCAGCGCATCGCCGACGCGATCGAGTCGATCCCGCCGCTCGTGCTGCTGCTGCTCATCGCAGCGATCATGGGCCCGTCGATTCCGAACACCATCTTCGCTCTCATGGTGATGCTGCTGCCGGGCTTCAACCGGGTCGCGCGGGGCGAAGTCATCCGGCTCAAGCAGGAGCGCTACATCGAGGCCTCACGCTCCGTCGGCGCGAAAGCACCAAGGCTGGTGCTGCGCCATATCCTGCCGAACATGGCCGGGCCGCTCCTGACCGTTGCGACGCTCCGGTTCGCCGGCGTCATCGTCGCGGAGTCTGCTCTAAGCTTCCTCGGGCTCGGGCCCGCACCGCCCACACCCTCCTGGGGAGGCATGCTCTCCTCCGGGGTGCAGTACCTGAGCTACGCGCCATGGCTCATCGTCTACCCCGCATTCGCACTGGCGCTCGCGGTTCTCGCGTTCAACCTGTTCGGTGACTCGCTCCGGGACTACCTAGACCCTCGACTCACCCGACGCGGTTAG
- a CDS encoding ABC transporter permease — protein sequence MLYLLKRIGAGLLCLALVTLFVFTAMRLVPGDVVSVQLQNAAGVTESEAEALRESFGLNAPLLEQLRAWLAGVVQGDLGTSFWGDRPVADILWERVPVTLEMGLIALLLAVVGGVSLGIAGASRRGSWLDGATRIGAVVGLSVPHYVFALMVLVALSLLFHWSPPLVFTPLSENPGLYFQQTGIPIIAIALMMTAAVARMTRSAMLESLGSESVRAVRARGGSEMRVVMVHGLRNAGIPILTLIGLELGAVFGGTVILETLFGIPGVGSLTYDAVAQRDYPLVVACTIFFCVMYIVVTIAIDLAYTIIDPRIRTAGVGQ from the coding sequence ATGCTTTACCTACTCAAGCGCATCGGCGCGGGATTGCTGTGCCTCGCGCTCGTGACGCTGTTCGTCTTCACCGCGATGCGCCTCGTGCCCGGCGACGTCGTCTCCGTCCAGCTGCAGAACGCTGCGGGAGTGACCGAGTCGGAAGCGGAGGCCCTCCGCGAGAGCTTCGGGCTGAACGCGCCATTGCTTGAGCAGCTCCGTGCATGGCTTGCAGGGGTGGTGCAGGGGGACCTCGGCACCTCCTTCTGGGGTGATCGGCCCGTCGCCGACATTCTGTGGGAGCGGGTGCCGGTGACCCTCGAAATGGGTCTGATCGCCCTGCTGCTCGCGGTCGTCGGCGGCGTCAGTCTTGGCATTGCCGGCGCGAGTCGGCGTGGCTCGTGGCTCGACGGTGCCACAAGGATCGGTGCGGTCGTCGGTCTCTCCGTGCCCCACTACGTCTTCGCACTGATGGTGCTGGTGGCGCTGTCCCTGCTCTTCCACTGGTCCCCCCCGCTCGTCTTCACGCCACTCTCGGAGAACCCGGGGCTGTACTTCCAGCAGACCGGCATTCCCATCATCGCGATCGCCCTGATGATGACGGCGGCGGTCGCAAGAATGACGAGATCGGCGATGCTGGAGTCGCTCGGCTCCGAGTCGGTTCGCGCGGTGCGTGCGCGCGGGGGTTCGGAGATGCGCGTCGTCATGGTTCACGGACTGCGCAATGCCGGCATCCCGATCCTCACGCTCATTGGACTCGAGCTCGGCGCGGTGTTCGGAGGGACGGTCATCCTGGAGACCCTTTTCGGAATACCGGGAGTCGGCTCGCTCACCTACGACGCCGTCGCACAGCGCGATTACCCCCTCGTCGTGGCGTGCACGATCTTCTTCTGTGTGATGTACATAGTGGTCACCATCGCGATCGATCTCGCGTACACGATCATCGATCCCCGGATCCGGACGGCAGGAGTCGGCCAATGA
- a CDS encoding oligopeptide/dipeptide ABC transporter ATP-binding protein — protein sequence MSIPLLSVQDLVKNFALPRRSLIGPRGAVQAVSGVSFELERGKTLGLVGESGSGKSTTARLITGLTRPTSGRIEFDGVDVATASRRQRGAMRRRMQMVFQDPRGSLDPRMRVRDVIGEGLVVHRIASGAALRARVEELLSIVGLQASDADKYAHEFSGGQAQRIAIARALATDPELIVCDEAVSALDVSVQAQILNLLRRLQDELQLTYLFISHDLNVVRYMSDEVIVMYLGRSVERGPAEAVFERPTHPYTQALLGAVSQGDWTEPEPTGPTLRGEIPSPANPPSGCRFHTRCPLAFDRCRVDVPDETPLGGGHLAACHLATEVMAR from the coding sequence GTGAGCATACCTCTGCTGTCCGTGCAGGACCTCGTCAAGAACTTCGCGCTTCCGCGGCGCTCCCTCATCGGGCCCCGAGGGGCGGTCCAGGCCGTCAGCGGCGTCTCGTTCGAGCTGGAGCGGGGCAAGACGCTCGGGCTGGTGGGGGAGTCGGGCTCGGGTAAGTCCACGACCGCGCGGCTTATCACCGGCCTCACTCGCCCCACGTCCGGACGAATCGAGTTCGACGGCGTCGACGTCGCCACGGCGAGTCGCCGCCAGCGGGGTGCCATGCGCCGCCGAATGCAGATGGTCTTCCAGGACCCACGAGGCTCGCTCGATCCGAGGATGCGCGTGCGCGATGTCATCGGCGAAGGACTCGTCGTCCACCGCATCGCCTCCGGGGCTGCGCTGCGTGCGCGCGTCGAAGAACTGCTTTCGATCGTGGGATTGCAGGCCAGCGACGCAGACAAGTACGCGCACGAGTTCTCGGGCGGTCAGGCTCAGCGAATCGCCATCGCCCGGGCGCTCGCCACCGACCCCGAACTCATCGTGTGCGACGAGGCGGTCTCCGCACTGGACGTCTCCGTCCAGGCCCAGATCCTCAACCTGCTGCGCCGGCTCCAGGACGAATTACAGCTCACCTACCTCTTCATCTCGCATGATCTAAACGTCGTGCGGTACATGTCCGACGAGGTGATCGTCATGTACTTGGGTCGTTCGGTCGAGCGGGGGCCGGCGGAGGCGGTGTTCGAGCGTCCCACGCATCCCTACACCCAGGCTCTGCTCGGCGCCGTGTCCCAAGGGGACTGGACGGAACCTGAACCCACCGGTCCGACGCTGCGCGGCGAGATTCCGAGCCCGGCGAACCCGCCGAGCGGTTGCAGGTTCCACACACGCTGCCCGCTGGCGTTCGATCGCTGTCGTGTCGACGTGCCGGACGAGACGCCCCTCGGTGGTGGCCACCTTGCCGCGTGCCACCTCGCGACGGAGGTGATGGCGCGGTGA
- a CDS encoding ABC transporter ATP-binding protein, whose amino-acid sequence MALSIPSEQVREGLREAAPPLLDIDGLRVSFTKEGRKLPVLNGVSFTAQPGETVAVVGESGSGKSVTALAIMGLLGGGKVDGGAIRFGGTDLRELRPKQMRALRGRDIAMIFQDPLAALDPLFTIGYQVREALRFGGYPKQNIRARAIELLGAVGIPDPAQRESAYPHELSGGQRQRVVIAIAIACEPKLIIADEPTTALDATIEGQILELIKTVQREVGSALLLITHDMSVVARMADRVLVMYSGKIVEEGPVREVLREPRHPYTAALLAAVPRGLDRSQPVPTIPGSIPSLTETTVGCRFAPRCAHVMELCRTEEPPSFPAGEARLSRCWLEDAGVQP is encoded by the coding sequence ATGGCTTTATCGATCCCCTCCGAGCAGGTGCGGGAAGGCCTTCGCGAGGCCGCTCCACCCCTTCTCGACATCGACGGGCTCAGGGTCTCCTTCACGAAGGAAGGGCGAAAGCTCCCCGTGCTCAACGGTGTGTCGTTCACCGCTCAGCCCGGCGAGACCGTGGCGGTCGTCGGCGAGTCCGGGAGCGGAAAGAGCGTGACCGCGCTCGCGATCATGGGGCTTCTCGGCGGAGGAAAGGTCGACGGCGGGGCGATCCGGTTCGGCGGCACCGATCTGCGTGAGCTGCGGCCGAAGCAGATGCGCGCGCTGCGCGGACGCGACATCGCCATGATCTTCCAGGATCCGCTTGCGGCCCTCGACCCGCTCTTCACGATCGGCTATCAGGTTCGCGAGGCTCTGCGCTTCGGTGGATACCCGAAGCAGAATATACGCGCGCGGGCCATCGAGCTTCTGGGTGCCGTCGGGATCCCCGACCCGGCTCAGCGCGAGTCGGCCTACCCTCACGAGCTCTCGGGCGGTCAGCGTCAGCGAGTCGTCATCGCCATCGCGATCGCGTGCGAGCCGAAGCTCATCATTGCGGACGAGCCGACGACCGCCCTTGACGCCACAATCGAGGGCCAGATCCTGGAACTCATCAAGACCGTGCAGCGGGAGGTGGGCTCCGCTCTCCTGCTGATCACCCACGACATGTCCGTCGTCGCTCGAATGGCCGATCGGGTGCTCGTCATGTACTCGGGCAAGATCGTGGAGGAGGGGCCGGTGCGTGAGGTGCTTCGTGAGCCGCGGCATCCGTACACCGCGGCTCTCCTGGCAGCTGTGCCGCGCGGGCTCGACCGTTCCCAGCCGGTGCCGACGATTCCTGGATCCATCCCGAGCCTTACCGAGACGACGGTCGGGTGCCGGTTCGCGCCGCGGTGTGCGCACGTCATGGAGCTGTGTCGGACGGAAGAACCGCCGTCCTTCCCCGCCGGCGAGGCTCGACTGAGCCGGTGCTGGCTCGAGGATGCAGGAGTTCAGCCGTGA